Proteins found in one Quercus robur chromosome 2, dhQueRobu3.1, whole genome shotgun sequence genomic segment:
- the LOC126714249 gene encoding transcription factor MYBS3-like, translated as MGRKCSHCGNIGHNSRTCTYRETFAGGLRLFGVQLDLSSSSFALKKSFSVDCLYQPSSSSPTSPSSSLSSSRISIDENSDKTTIGYLSDGLTCRPQERKKGVPWTEEEHRTFLIGLEKLGKGDWRGISRNYVTTRTPTQVASHAQKYFLRQASLNKKKRRSSLFDLVGSSSKMLGHPASSTNSKPSDAVPAEYCKTSSSQHDTTLPLLGHSSSQQDAKSDNQETEDPQLPSSSTANVPVWLYGLVDSQLKTSHAAKPSSSNASPNLELTLAAPRPLEQNKSSPAPLLFGPITVT; from the exons ATGGGCAGAAAGTGCTCACATTGTGGAAACATAGGCCATAATTCAAGGACCTGCACTTACAGAGAGACTTTTGCTGGTGGTCTTAGGCTCTTTGGAGTGCAACTCGActtatcatcatcttcttttGCCTTGAAGAAAAGTTTTAGCGTGGATTGCTTGTATCAACCCTCATCCTCATCACCAACATCACCATCGTCTTCATTGTCCTCATCGAGAATTTCCATCGATGAAAATTCTGATAAAACAACCATTGGTTATCTCTCTGATGGTCTAACATGTCGACCCCAAGAGAGGAAGAAGG GAGTTCCATGGACAGAAGAGGAGCACAGAACATTTCTAATTGGGCTTGAGAAGCTAGGGAAGGGTGATTGGAGGGGCATCTCTAGAAACTATGTGACAACAAGAACCCCAACCCAAGTTGCGAGTCATGCTCAAAAGTATTTTCTTCGACAAGCAAGCCTTAACAAGAAGAAGAGACGTTCAAGTCTTTTCGACCTG GTTGGAAGCAGCAGCAAAATGTTAGGTCATCCTGCAAGTAGTACTAATTCCAAGCCAAGTGATGCAGTTCCTGCTGAATATTGCAAAACAAGTAGCTCTCAACATGATACTACTCTGCCACTGCTAGGCCATAGTTCCTCGCAACAAGATGCTAAATCAGATAACCAAGAAACCGAAGATCCTCAATTACCTTCAAGCAGTACGGCTAATGTGCCTGTTTGGTTATATGGATTGGTTGATTCCCAGCTCAAAACTTCACATGCAGCAAAACCCAGTTCCTCAAATGCATCACCTAATCTAGAGCTCACACTCGCAGCACCGAGGCCTTTGGAACAAAATAAATCATCCCCAGCTCCCCTTCTTTTTGGGCCTATTACTGTTACATGA